Below is a window of Herminiimonas arsenicoxydans DNA.
CTTTTTTCGCTACCGGCTTTTTCTTGGCAACTACTTTTTTCGCTACGGCTTTTTTAGCCACTGGCTTTTTAGCTACGGCTTTTTTCGCTACCGGTTTTTTCTTGGCAACTACTTTTTTCGCTACAGCTTTTTTAGCCACTGGCTTTTTAGCTACGGCTTTTTTCGCTACTGGTTTTTTAGCTGCAGCTTTTTTTGCTACAGGTTTTTTTGCTACTGCTTTCTTGGCAGCGGGCTTCTTGGCAGCGGGCTTCTTGGCTGCTGGTTTTTTTGCTGCTGTTGCCATTTTGTTTCTCCTTCACGTGATGGAAAAAATCAAGCTTCTATTGGAAACCCGCCAGTTCCATCGCGATGAAACTGGCGGATTATTCATCGGCACAAGCGTACTCTTGCTTGCGCTAATGAATTCGGCACCAGCTGAACTGCTGCATCCCCTCACTTATGCAGCACTTCAGCCTTACATGGCTATATGCATTGCGTAGCGACGCTACTGCATTAGCCAAAAAAAACGCCAGCAATCATGCCGGCATTGGAATTCTGTTTCCGAAAAACAAACCTTTTTTAAAGGAAAAAGCCGCCACACCTGACTGAATCAGGTGGTGCGGCTTGAGCAGATGAGATCGTATAGGTCTTCTACTGTTCATTAAATTTGGTTATTGCCTTTCCTGTTTTTGCAGTCTTGTGATTCATATTTATGCGACTGCATATTCAAGGTGCTGCCCAACTTTCTTACTCCCAGTTGAGCGCGCCACCGGTCTGGTATTCGATGACACGTGTCTCAAAAAAGTTGCGCTCTTTTTTCAGATCGATCATTTCGCTCATCCAAGGGAAAGGGTTTTCCTCTTGTTCGAACATCGGTTCCAAACCGATTTGTTGCGCGCGACGATTTGCGATAAATCTCAAATAGCCTTTGAACATCGGAGCATTCAGTCCAAGCACTCCACGCGGCATTGTATCCTCTGCGTAACGATATTCCAACTCTACTGCGCGTAAAAACAACGCTTTAATTTCATCGCGAAATTGCGGCGTCCACAAATGCGGATTTTCGAGCTTGATCGTGTTGATCAAATCGATCCCGAAATTGCAGTGCATCGATTCGTCACGCAAAATATATTGATACTGTTCCGCCGCACCCATCATCTTGTTTTGACGACCGAGCGCAAGGATTTGCGCGAAGCCGACATAGAAGAACAAGCCTTCCATCAGACACGCAAACACGATCAGCGAACGTAATAATGTTTGATCGTTTTCTGTGGTGCCGGTGGTGAAATTCGGATCGGTCAGCACGTCAATAAACGGAATCAGAAATTGATCCTTGTCGCGTATCGATTCGATTTCGTTGTACGCATTGAAGATTTCGCCTTCGTCCAGACCCAGCGATTCAACGATATATTGATATGCGTGTGTGTGGATCGCCTCTTCAAATGCCTGGCGCAACAGGTACTGGCGGCACTCAGGCGCAGTAATGTGACGGTAAGTACCGAGCACAATGTTATTCGCGGCCAGAGAATCGGCCGTGACGAAAAACCCGAGGTTGCGCTTCACCAGACGACGTTCGTCGTCAGTCAAACCGTTAGGATTTTTCCACAACTCGATGTCGCGCTGCATGTTGATTTCCTGCGGCATCCAGTGATTTGCACAGCCGGCCAGATACTTGTCCCACGCCCATTTGTATTTGAACGGAACCAGCTGATTGACGTCTGTCTTTCCGTTGATGATGCGCTTGTCGGCAGCGTCCATGCGACGGGTTGGATCTACGGTAGCAGCCGGCTTGCCGGCCATCACGGCAGGATCCAGCGCGACATCCTGGGCTTGTACGCGTTGCGCGGCAGCGTCGCGTACCTGTTGCAAGGCCGGTTGCAAGGTAGGCTGCGCTTGCGGCGCGGCAGGTTTGGCTTCTTCATCCCAACTTAGCATGATTTATTTCCTTATTCATATAGTGCTGATGCCGGCTGAACTGTTCATGCTGACAAAACCCCATATGGCTTTGTCAGCATTATCGAACTCAAGTTCCGTGCGGCATCAAGAGTGTCATTTTTTACGTCTCGAATACCTGTGTTACTGGCAGGCTTCGCATTCTTCAAATCCAGCATCGCCTGGACGCAATATGCACGCCGGACCATCCGTCTCCGCCGCAGATTGCGCGGCAGTGGACGACCCGCCACCGGAATCAACCGCATTCAATGCGCCGGTTTTGGAGGTCGATTTTTCGGTATGCGTTGCACCCATGGTACGCAGGTAGTACGTGGTTTTCAGACCACGCAACCATGCCAGCTTGTAGGTATCGTCGAGTTTTTTGCCCGATGCGCCAGACATGTAGATATTCAGCGATTGTGCCTGATCGATCCACTTTTGACGACGCGATGCCGCTTCCACCAGCCATGAAGGCTCAACTTCGAAGGCCGTTGCGTAGATGTCGCGCAGATCTTGCGGAATGCGGTCGATCTTTGCCAGGCTGCCGTCGAAGTACTTGAGATCGGAAATCATGACTTCATCCCACAAGCCGCGGGCTTTCAAATCGCGCACCAGGTATTCATTGATCTCGGTGAATTCGCCGGACAGGTTCGATTTGACGTACAGATTCTGATATGTCGGTTCGATACAGGCCGAGACGCCGATGATGTTCGAAATCGTCGCAGTCGGAGCAATGGCGACGCAGTTGGAATTGCGCATGCCGAATTCCTTGATGCGCGCACGCAACGGTGTCCAGTCAAAGGTTTCGCTGTAATCGGCTTCCAGATATTTTGCACCGCGTTCGTCAGCTAGCAGTTTCAGCGAGTCCTGCGGCAGGATGCCGCGATCCCACAAGGAGCCTTTGTACGAGCTGTAGCGGCCGCGTTCTTCTGCCAGTTCGGTCGATGCGTAGTAGGCGTAATAGCAAACGGCTTCCATCGAATTATCGGCAAACTGCACGGCGTCGTTGGATGCATAGGGAATGCGCATCATGTGCAGGCAATCCTGGAAACCCATGATGCCCATGCCGACCGGGCGGTGACGCAGGTTCGAGTCACGCGCTTTATTGACGGCGTAATAGTTGATGTCGATCACGTTATCGAGCATGCGCATCGCGGTACGGATCGTTTTTTGCAGCTTGACGTGATCCAGCTTGCCGTCTTTCATATGGGCCGGCATGTTGACCGAACCCAGGTTGCAGACGGCGATTTCCGATTCATTGGTATTCAATGTGATCTCGGTGCACAGGTTCGAGCTGTGAACGACGCCAACGTGCTGTTGCGGCGAACGGATGTTGCAAGGATCCTTGAACGTGATCCATGGATGACCGGTTTCGAACAGCATGGACAGCATTTTGCGCCACAGATCCAGCGCCTGGATTTTCTTGAACAGCTTCAACTCGCCACGCGCTGCCTTGGCTTCGTAACCGGTGTAGGCTTCTTCGAATGCCTTGCCGACTTTGTCATGCAAATCTGGCGCATCGGATGGCGAGAACAGCGTCCACTCACCTTTTTCCATTACGCGCTTCATGAACAGATCAGGAATCCAGTTGGCGGTATTCATGTCATGCGTGCGGCGGCGATCATCGCCGGTGTTTTTGCGCAGATCGAGGAATTCCTCGATATCCATGTGCCAGGTTTCCAGGTAGGCGCAGACTGCACCCTTGCGTTTGCCACCCTGGTTAACCGCAACAGCGGTATCGTTGACGACCTTCAGGAAGGGCACCACACCTTGTGAACGACCATTGGTACCTTTGATATGCGCGCCGAGCGAACGAACTGGCGTCCAGTCATTGCCCAGACCACCAGCATATTTCGCCAGCAATGCGTTTTCCTTGATGGCATCGTAAATGCCACCCAGATCATCGGCCACTGTTGTCAAATAGCATGACGACAATTGCGAACGCTGGGTACCGGAATTGAACAGGGTCGGTGTCGAGCTCATGAAGTCAAAACTCGACAACAGATTGTAGAACTCGATTGCACGTTCTTCGCGATTCGCTTCGTTCAGCGCCAGGCCCATCGCAACACGCATGTAAAATGCTTGCGGCATTTCGATACGTTGATCGGCAATGTGCAGGAAGTAACGGTCATACAAGGTTTGCAGGCCGAGGTAGCCGAATTGCAGATCGCGTTCGGGTTTCAGTGCATCTGCCAGTTTTTTCAGATCGAATTCACCCAGTTTGGCGTCGAGCAGTTCCGCTGCAATCCCTTTTTTGATGAATTCTGCAAAGTAGACCAGATACTCTGCCGGTGCATTGGCTTGCGCGACTTCCCTGCCGAACACTTCTTTACGGATGGTATGCATCAGCAAACGTGCGGTGACGGTGCTGTAGGCAGGATCTTTTTCCATCAGCGCGCGTGCGGCCAGAATTGCCGACTTGTGCAATTCTTCAACCGGTACGCCGTCATACAGATTCTTCACGGTTTCGCGCAGGATGGCGTCTGCATCGACGTGCTTTTCGAGTCCGATGCACGCTGCGGTGATCAGGTCGCGGACCTGATTCATGTCCAGCGGACGACGCTGACCGTTTTCGGTAACGTGCAATTGATGTTCGGTTTCGACGACAGGTTTGGCGGCTTGCTGCTGCGCGCGCTCTTCCATGCGTTTAAAGCGATACAGGACATAAGCGCGCGCAACATCGTGCTCGCCGGAACGCATCAGCGCCAGTTCGACTTGATCCTGGATATCTTCGATGTGAAAGGTGCCGCCAGCCGGCTGGCGACGCATCAGGGCGTTCACTACATTTGTGGTCAATTGCTCAACCAGTTCGCGGACGCGCGCAGATGCGGCGCCTTGACCACCGTTGACAGCCAAAAAGGCTTTGGTCACCGCGATAGAAATTTTCGATGGTTCAAAACCGACCACTGCACCGTTACGACGCAGGATGCGATAGTCGCCCAAAGCTGCACTATTGACACTAGGGGTTGATGCTGCAACCGCGAGAGGCGCGATGTTGCTGATTTCTGTCGGCGATTGGCCCGAAGTTTCTTGTGTAGAGAGCATTACAACTCCTTTAAATACGATGGTCCTGCTGGTTGTAAGAGA
It encodes the following:
- the nrdB gene encoding Ribonucleoside-diphosphate reductase subunit beta (Ribonucleotide reductase small subunit) (Evidence 2a : Function of homologous gene experimentally demonstrated in an other organism; PubMedId : 7821432, 7821432, 3313004, 3316984, 9862497, 8983196, 9370346; Product type e : enzyme) — its product is MLSWDEEAKPAAPQAQPTLQPALQQVRDAAAQRVQAQDVALDPAVMAGKPAATVDPTRRMDAADKRIINGKTDVNQLVPFKYKWAWDKYLAGCANHWMPQEINMQRDIELWKNPNGLTDDERRLVKRNLGFFVTADSLAANNIVLGTYRHITAPECRQYLLRQAFEEAIHTHAYQYIVESLGLDEGEIFNAYNEIESIRDKDQFLIPFIDVLTDPNFTTGTTENDQTLLRSLIVFACLMEGLFFYVGFAQILALGRQNKMMGAAEQYQYILRDESMHCNFGIDLINTIKLENPHLWTPQFRDEIKALFLRAVELEYRYAEDTMPRGVLGLNAPMFKGYLRFIANRRAQQIGLEPMFEQEENPFPWMSEMIDLKKERNFFETRVIEYQTGGALNWE
- the nrdA gene encoding Ribonucleoside-diphosphate reductase alpha subunit (Ribonucleotide reductase) (Evidence 2a : Function of homologous gene experimentally demonstrated in an other organism; PubMedId : 8479429, 2199320, 1840662, 10542051, 1627826, 8265664, 2581962; Product type e : enzyme), translated to MLSTQETSGQSPTEISNIAPLAVAASTPSVNSAALGDYRILRRNGAVVGFEPSKISIAVTKAFLAVNGGQGAASARVRELVEQLTTNVVNALMRRQPAGGTFHIEDIQDQVELALMRSGEHDVARAYVLYRFKRMEERAQQQAAKPVVETEHQLHVTENGQRRPLDMNQVRDLITAACIGLEKHVDADAILRETVKNLYDGVPVEELHKSAILAARALMEKDPAYSTVTARLLMHTIRKEVFGREVAQANAPAEYLVYFAEFIKKGIAAELLDAKLGEFDLKKLADALKPERDLQFGYLGLQTLYDRYFLHIADQRIEMPQAFYMRVAMGLALNEANREERAIEFYNLLSSFDFMSSTPTLFNSGTQRSQLSSCYLTTVADDLGGIYDAIKENALLAKYAGGLGNDWTPVRSLGAHIKGTNGRSQGVVPFLKVVNDTAVAVNQGGKRKGAVCAYLETWHMDIEEFLDLRKNTGDDRRRTHDMNTANWIPDLFMKRVMEKGEWTLFSPSDAPDLHDKVGKAFEEAYTGYEAKAARGELKLFKKIQALDLWRKMLSMLFETGHPWITFKDPCNIRSPQQHVGVVHSSNLCTEITLNTNESEIAVCNLGSVNMPAHMKDGKLDHVKLQKTIRTAMRMLDNVIDINYYAVNKARDSNLRHRPVGMGIMGFQDCLHMMRIPYASNDAVQFADNSMEAVCYYAYYASTELAEERGRYSSYKGSLWDRGILPQDSLKLLADERGAKYLEADYSETFDWTPLRARIKEFGMRNSNCVAIAPTATISNIIGVSACIEPTYQNLYVKSNLSGEFTEINEYLVRDLKARGLWDEVMISDLKYFDGSLAKIDRIPQDLRDIYATAFEVEPSWLVEAASRRQKWIDQAQSLNIYMSGASGKKLDDTYKLAWLRGLKTTYYLRTMGATHTEKSTSKTGALNAVDSGGGSSTAAQSAAETDGPACILRPGDAGFEECEACQ